CATGATACAAATGTATGTTTTAATTGAGTCAAACAAGTTTATCTGAAGAAGGAGGCTTTGTTAATTTCTTCCTACACTGTTTTTAATTTAAATACCGCTATTAGCCAACTTTATCCCGGTTTTCTATTTATCAATCAATCTCAGACgatcttgaaattggttTGGTTAAACTGGATTTTCACATTActtgattttcaaactcGATAAACTAATATGGAACAATCACACGACTACAAATCATACGGCCAACAATGGAAAGACGACTTCAAATGGAGTGGCATTAAGTACAACTGTTCCAACGTGTTTCCAAGTGCCGCTGATTGGAAGGACCAAGGCAAGGCGGTCTATCACATTTTCATCAAGGGACCAGTCCATATTGCAAGGTTCATCTCTCACAAATAGGACTTTCTTGTCATAAGCACTTCATTGAGTGGGCTCTCTACGAATAATCTCACACCTCACCACATCACACTTCACCACACTAAACAACCCACCTCATATTGCATCACTTTACATTATACTATTTTATGCCTggattctctttctcttttaaTCTTGTCTAATGTACCTGGTTACCGAACTTTAATAGAATATATAACAATAACCGTCTTTTGACTAgcctgtttctttttttttttttttttggcttaCTCTTACCGAGCCTCCACGAACTATCTCTTGTGCGCGCCCAATTTTCAGAGTTTCCTATTTAGGGTAATTTTGCACTTTCGCTTTCTCTAATATTCGTTAAAGAAGTCATTCTGTTATCTCACTAATGAGGGAAGAAGGAGACAAAGGATGTGTATAGAGGAGAGCCTGTGGTAAGAAAGAGACAGGACAAAATAGAATAAAGGAACAAGAAGATGCTCTGTTTAAACTAAGACAAAGCGCATAAAAGTAATGACGTCCTAAGTGACTGAATAGCTTCTTGTTGTGTCAAGCAAGTGGGGCCTCTGTACGCCGAAGGTTGCAGTGTGAGATGTATTGTTTATATTTGGGTTaatatatttgaaaattgacTCGGGCCGCGGAAAGACTGTTCTATCTTCTATCGTCGGTGATAGCTATTGTCTTTAGGGGGGTGATACCATATAAAGGAGGACTCTCCCAACTGGGTGGATCGGTTGGTGGGCCtaaagtttatttttttttggcttttTTCTGTtgtctgtttcttttcttggtttAACGTAATTATTGCGTTCATTAGTAAACATagatcttcttcaagagtcaatatcaacaattcattgaaaatggcaGACGTAGTTTTAGGTTCTCAATGGGGTGACGAAGGTAAGGGTAAGTTGGTTGACTTATTATGTGATGACATTGAAGTTTGTGCAAGATGCCAGGGTGGAAATAATGCAGGTCATACCATTGTTATTGGTAAAACCAAATACGATTTTCATATGTTACCTTCAGGTTTGatcaataaaaaatgtCTCAACTTGGTTGGTTCGGGTGTTGTCGTTCATTTaccttctttctttgatgaaCTAAAGAAGATCGAAGACCAAGGATTGGAATGCAGAGACAGATTGTTTTTATCTTCAAGAGCACACTTAGTTTTCGACTTTCACCAAAGAGTCGATAAGCTTAGGGAAGCTGAATTGAGCGGTAACAAGAAGTCCATTGGTACTACCGGTAAGGGTATTGGTCCAACCTACTCAACAAAAGCTTCAAGATCGGGTATTAGAGTTCATCACTTGGTTagtgatgaagaaggtgCTTGggaagaatttgaaaccaaGTTGAGAAGATTGTACAATACAAGAGTTAAAAGATACGGCGAATTTGAATACGACATTGAGGGGGAACTGAATAGATATaaggttttgaaagagCAAATCAAGccatttgttgttgattctgTTGAATTTATGCATGATGCTTtactaaagaaaaagaaaattttgGTTGAAGGTGCCAACGCTTTAATGTTAGACTTGGATTTTGGTACTTATCCTTATGTCACTTCTTCCAATACTGGTATTGGAGGTGTTTTAACAGGTTTAGGTATCCCGGCAACAGCCATTAGGAATGTTTATGGTGTTGTTAAAGCTTATACCACAAGAGTCGGAGAAGGTCCATTCCCAACTGAGCAATTAAATGAAGTTGGTGAGAAATTACAAGATATCGGCCGTGAGTTTGGTGTTACTACCGGTAGGAAGAGAAGATGTGGCTGGTTAGATCTAGTGGTTCtcaaatattcaacttGGATCAATGGTTACACTTCTCTGAATATCACAAAATTGGATGTTTTAGATTCTTTCAAGGAACTTAAGGTTGCAACTGCttataaatataaaggCGAAGTTCTTAAGTCCTTCCCTGAATGTCTGAAAGTTCTTGGTAAGGTCGAAGTTGTCTACGAGACATTACCTGGTTGGGAGGAAGATATTACTCAAGTCAAGTCATACAAAGACCTCCCAGAAAATGCTAAAAAGTACTTGaaattcattgaagatTACCTCAATGTTCCTATCCAATGGGTTGGTACCGGTCCAGCTAGAGAATCTATGCTGGATAAGCCTGTGAATTGATTCGACTCTCATATACTTTGCATTTGTACTTTTATAATTAGCTAGaattaaaagaaatgaaacTAAGAAACGATAAATTATGAACGCCCcagagaaagagagacaTGGAGAAATGTGGCGGCAAGTCACGTGCAGGGTCACATTTACAcaaatttcctttttcgGAGACCATCCCTTGCAAAGAATTACTGGGGCTCAAAAGTCCATTTATGCTTGTTCTAGGTTGAAGATTACAAAATTGAGGCATCAAAAAACACCGGCTATGTATAACTCGGTATAAGAATACCACAGCATGGAAACTGGGCATTTGGAGTGATTATACACATTAGTTGATTTCTCCGTCTCTTAGTCACAACAGGTATTTgaatctgtttttttttctaatattGCATTTTCTACCAAGGGTAAGAAGCCGTATTCTTTAGAGGGAAAACAGAAAATATTGTTGTATTTTATATTTCAGAGGATATACGAGGATTATTACATTAAATAGgattaaaaataaatagtTATCTATCAATAAAGGAAAGTAAAAGAACTACTGTTTCTTAATTTCAATGGAAGAATTGAATTATGGGACCAGTGGTTCTACAAATTACCACAATCAATCAGAACCTGCAATAAATGAACATTCAAATTCTATCTCGAATATTTCTAGTTTTACTAgtattgataaaaataatagCATAAACAATGTCGCCTGTGCAAATCCATCACAAAAAGATTTATTCCGAATTTTGAACCAACCACAACATGGTGCTTCTCAGTTGAACCACCACCCAGCTAGTGTACCCATGATgggagaagaagatgtgGCCTTTTTGCAAGCTGCGAAAGAAATTGTTCGaatgaatgaaaataagGTCGATCCTACCATTCGTGATATACTAAACAGATTACAATATTCTAATTCTCCCCATGGGGGGATGCCTATATCTATGCAGTACTTGAGGAGCATCGAAGGAGTCAATGATGAGAGTGAAAACGAAAGTGAGAAAGAGTTTGATCAATGTGAAGATGgagatcatcatcattcCGACAATAATTTCATCTTAGGCCACAGGTTTAATAATGGCGGTGCCAATTTGAACGAGGGGAACGGACTCTTAAGCCCAGGTCGATCTGATATTTATACAAAGCAATACCATATTCATTCACCACAGGATTCGTATCACCAAAATGTAGGTAATCCTTTGATAGTACCCCCATTTACAGAAAACCCTCTAAGAAATCCTCCCAACAATTTAGAGTTCCCTCAATTTTCACTGGATATCTTCAAAACTaaccaaaatcttcaagGCCAGGGATATATCGATCACTTTGTGTCAAACAACCGAAATACGAAGGGCTACGAAGATGAGGATGCGGGAAATAATAgtgaag
The Pichia kudriavzevii chromosome 2, complete sequence DNA segment above includes these coding regions:
- a CDS encoding uncharacterized protein (PKUD0B02840; similar to Saccharomyces cerevisiae YNL220W (ADE12); ancestral locus Anc_2.23), which gives rise to MADVVLGSQWGDEGKGKLVDLLCDDIEVCARCQGGNNAGHTIVIGKTKYDFHMLPSGLINKKCLNLVGSGVVVHLPSFFDELKKIEDQGLECRDRLFLSSRAHLVFDFHQRVDKLREAELSGNKKSIGTTGKGIGPTYSTKASRSGIRVHHLVSDEEGAWEEFETKLRRLYNTRVKRYGEFEYDIEGELNRYKVLKEQIKPFVVDSVEFMHDALLKKKKILVEGANALMLDLDFGTYPYVTSSNTGIGGVLTGLGIPATAIRNVYGVVKAYTTRVGEGPFPTEQLNEVGEKLQDIGREFGVTTGRKRRCGWLDLVVLKYSTWINGYTSLNITKLDVLDSFKELKVATAYKYKGEVLKSFPECLKVLGKVEVVYETLPGWEEDITQVKSYKDLPENAKKYLKFIEDYLNVPIQWVGTGPARESMLDKPVN
- a CDS encoding uncharacterized protein (PKUD0B02850; similar to Saccharomyces cerevisiae YDR253C (MET32) and YPL038W (MET31); ancestral locus Anc_8.486) produces the protein MEELNYGTSGSTNYHNQSEPAINEHSNSISNISSFTSIDKNNSINNVACANPSQKDLFRILNQPQHGASQLNHHPASVPMMGEEDVAFLQAAKEIVRMNENKVDPTIRDILNRLQYSNSPHGGMPISMQYLRSIEGVNDESENESEKEFDQCEDGDHHHSDNNFILGHRFNNGGANLNEGNGLLSPGRSDIYTKQYHIHSPQDSYHQNVGNPLIVPPFTENPLRNPPNNLEFPQFSLDIFKTNQNLQGQGYIDHFVSNNRNTKGYEDEDAGNNSEEKEDYYGEEVDDLNFEGRQSRKNSSSKNDRSTSQVNENEPRNYKCQDCGISFKRSSDLKRHEKIHLKTPPNICPQCRKGFARRDALKRHIGTLTCNRNRKRLIEKLQEEGNFELVQQLQNPN